A region of Myxococcus stipitatus DSM 14675 DNA encodes the following proteins:
- a CDS encoding leucine-rich repeat domain-containing protein, whose product MDALDTLLSQRPSTDRFAKALALLEALPTPEREQAVDRARTALESWPDATREAPAAAWQDIQQGMAPPFWWPLVRHLQLAEGDSLEVGPALAPLTSVSSSQVSVDVSPLREAHQLRALDLTGNEALESLDFLQTTPRLERLVLSGLELLPDLAPLRALPALHSLTLTFNPTLDDIAPLASLKVLRWLELSGNERLEDFGPLATLTELERLVVDDCGGLRDLAFVEALPKLRRLSARRLPLLEELRPLANSRLQELSLGGARLSDGTPLGSITSLTRLVLMEVPRLADLSFLQSLAALRTLHLSELSIALPRLKAPALEELFISHCAQVLDLKALEALPALKVLTLEDLPVKDLTPLAGLPQLERLALTRCPHVRDLSPLARLPLRQLALIEPAPALDTSPLPPGCEVIR is encoded by the coding sequence ATGGATGCGCTCGACACGCTGCTCTCGCAGCGCCCTTCGACGGACCGCTTCGCCAAGGCCCTGGCGTTGCTCGAGGCGCTGCCCACCCCTGAGCGCGAGCAGGCCGTCGACCGGGCCAGGACCGCGCTGGAGTCCTGGCCCGACGCCACGCGTGAAGCCCCCGCCGCCGCGTGGCAAGACATCCAGCAGGGCATGGCGCCCCCTTTCTGGTGGCCCCTGGTCCGTCACCTCCAGCTCGCGGAGGGAGACTCGTTGGAGGTGGGCCCGGCGCTCGCCCCGCTCACCTCCGTGAGTTCGAGCCAGGTGAGCGTGGATGTCTCGCCCCTTCGCGAGGCGCATCAGCTTCGCGCGCTCGACCTCACCGGGAACGAGGCCCTCGAGAGCCTGGACTTCCTCCAGACGACTCCGCGACTGGAGCGGCTCGTCCTGTCGGGGTTGGAGTTGCTCCCGGACCTCGCTCCCCTTCGTGCGCTTCCCGCCCTCCACTCGCTCACCCTCACCTTCAACCCCACCCTCGACGACATCGCGCCGCTTGCGTCGCTGAAGGTGCTGCGGTGGCTCGAGCTCTCTGGCAACGAGCGACTGGAGGACTTCGGGCCGCTGGCGACGCTCACGGAGCTGGAGCGCCTGGTCGTCGATGACTGCGGGGGCCTGCGCGACCTCGCCTTCGTGGAGGCACTCCCGAAGCTGCGACGGCTGTCGGCGAGGCGGCTTCCGCTGCTGGAGGAGCTCCGCCCGCTCGCGAACTCGCGGCTCCAGGAGCTCTCGCTGGGAGGCGCCAGGCTCTCCGACGGCACCCCCTTGGGGAGCATCACCTCGCTCACCCGGCTGGTGCTGATGGAGGTGCCCCGCCTCGCGGACCTGTCCTTCCTCCAGTCACTTGCGGCGCTGCGAACCCTCCACCTCTCCGAGCTCTCCATCGCACTGCCCCGGCTGAAGGCTCCCGCGCTGGAGGAGCTGTTCATCTCGCACTGCGCCCAGGTGTTGGACCTGAAGGCCCTGGAGGCGCTGCCTGCGCTGAAGGTGCTGACGCTCGAGGACCTGCCGGTGAAGGACCTCACTCCGTTGGCGGGGCTGCCCCAGCTCGAGCGGCTGGCGCTGACGCGCTGCCCGCACGTCCGGGACCTCTCGCCCCTCGCGCGGCTCCCACTGCGGCAGCTCGCGCTCATCGAGCCGGCTCCCGCGCTCGACACGAGCCCGCTCCCTCCGGGCTGCGAAGTCATCCGCTGA
- a CDS encoding contractile injection system tape measure protein encodes MAPLPHRIRRQRWRVQTRTSEEAFAARQQVRDEMEGVLLPAFERAFDEVAPGDAVVHLPRLELHLRIAGTEGLAERLPELLYQQVREQLSQAVRRGAVGAVGGQAEAHGSVARGEGDTTGVPGPRDVAAGRGLEQVRQAGVGRGAVEGVSAERAEPLSTLGPAGLGQLRSHYLETGSLPWALAGLEREQVLETLRLEAPEALEHLRMRPGSRTGLDAGGVAFSFRLLQLLPIVQWAVIATGLAKGDWGAEVARAIVALSGEVTPALSRDARLLLASVLLSASRTGPEVASAEELVAHLVRAVGDSGGRTAEALTSRLPEVVGSLFRRWLALTEAPPRGEVGPRVLPPREALSGERSEPSPDRAHEQEAPRVAARPSGPGAEAEPFLLPVSHAGLLLLHPYLSRFFESTGVKEAKRPELPADTLPRAAALLHLLAVGEGEVHEFELDFIKLLLGLKPDAHLPVSSGLLQPSDHEEADALLQAVVEHWKALKNTSVQGLRGSFLRRRGFVREQEHGLLLRVESQAFDVLLGAIPWGIGTVKLPWMRQPIFTEWPTH; translated from the coding sequence ATGGCGCCGCTCCCCCACAGGATTCGCCGGCAACGCTGGCGAGTCCAGACGCGGACCTCGGAGGAGGCCTTCGCCGCGCGCCAGCAGGTGCGCGACGAGATGGAGGGCGTGCTGCTGCCCGCCTTCGAGCGCGCCTTCGACGAGGTCGCGCCGGGGGACGCCGTCGTCCATCTGCCCAGGCTGGAGCTTCACCTGCGCATCGCTGGCACGGAGGGGCTCGCGGAGCGGTTGCCCGAGCTGCTCTACCAGCAGGTGCGGGAGCAGCTGAGCCAGGCGGTCCGCCGCGGGGCCGTAGGCGCGGTGGGAGGACAGGCGGAGGCGCACGGGAGCGTCGCGAGAGGCGAAGGAGATACGACGGGAGTCCCAGGCCCGCGCGACGTCGCGGCGGGTCGGGGACTCGAGCAGGTGAGGCAGGCCGGCGTGGGACGAGGCGCGGTCGAGGGTGTCTCCGCCGAGCGCGCGGAGCCCTTGAGCACGCTGGGCCCGGCGGGGCTCGGGCAGCTCCGGAGTCACTACCTGGAGACCGGCTCGCTGCCCTGGGCCCTGGCGGGACTGGAGCGGGAGCAGGTCCTCGAGACGCTGCGGTTGGAGGCGCCCGAGGCGCTCGAACATCTGAGGATGCGTCCTGGCTCACGGACAGGGCTCGACGCTGGTGGGGTGGCCTTCTCCTTCCGCCTGCTCCAGTTGCTCCCCATCGTGCAGTGGGCTGTCATCGCCACGGGGTTGGCGAAGGGCGACTGGGGTGCGGAGGTGGCCCGGGCCATCGTGGCGCTGAGTGGCGAGGTCACGCCGGCGCTCTCCCGAGACGCACGGCTGCTGCTCGCCTCGGTGCTCCTGTCCGCGAGCCGCACCGGGCCCGAGGTGGCTTCCGCCGAAGAGCTGGTGGCGCACCTCGTGCGCGCGGTGGGAGACAGCGGCGGCCGGACCGCGGAGGCGCTGACGTCGAGGCTTCCAGAGGTCGTGGGCTCGCTGTTCCGGCGCTGGCTGGCGCTGACGGAAGCGCCGCCTCGGGGCGAGGTCGGGCCGCGGGTCCTGCCTCCTCGCGAGGCCCTCTCCGGCGAGCGCTCCGAGCCGTCTCCCGACAGGGCTCACGAGCAGGAGGCGCCGCGTGTCGCGGCCCGTCCCTCGGGGCCAGGCGCGGAGGCGGAGCCCTTCCTCCTGCCGGTGAGCCACGCGGGGCTGCTGCTCCTGCACCCGTACCTGTCTCGCTTCTTCGAGAGCACCGGCGTCAAGGAAGCGAAGCGGCCGGAGCTCCCCGCCGACACGCTGCCTCGCGCCGCGGCGCTGCTCCACCTGCTGGCGGTGGGTGAGGGAGAGGTCCACGAGTTCGAGCTGGACTTCATCAAGCTGCTGCTCGGCCTGAAGCCCGATGCGCACCTTCCGGTCTCCAGCGGGCTGCTCCAGCCCTCGGACCATGAAGAGGCGGACGCGCTGCTCCAGGCCGTCGTCGAACACTGGAAGGCGCTGAAGAACACCTCGGTGCAGGGACTGCGCGGTTCGTTCCTGCGACGCCGGGGCTTCGTGCGTGAACAAGAACACGGCCTGCTGCTCCGCGTGGAGTCACAGGCCTTCGATGTCCTGCTGGGGGCCATTCCGTGGGGAATCGGCACGGTGAAGCTGCCATGGATGAGACAACCAATCTTCACGGAATGGCCGACGCACTGA
- a CDS encoding eCIS core domain-containing protein produces the protein METAQPKTVNRAATTSPAPAAHPVAQSPLRVSSPKDSAEVEAESTAKKVMRMGAPEPTVMASGGEASVQRKSALDEKLGDGPRRGMKSPHVARFAEAVGMMQRKAEGQPNVASNVAADIANSSSSGAPLPLSVRRFMEPRFKADFSGVRIHTGSKAAQLSRQLNAQAFTVGNQIYFGKDRYRPDSADGQELIAHELTHTIQQGAAPQQATVHRSEDVTVTQQSAPQVQRLGISDALDYFADKAYNIPGFRMFTIILGVNPINMSRVDRSAANILRAIVEFIPGGNLITQALDNHGVFEKVGAWVEQQISSLGMTGRLIKDGIDRFLDSLSWSDIFDLGGVWERAKRIFTEPIDRIISFGKGLITGIIKFIKDAILRPLGRLAEGTRGYDLLKAILGEDPVTGDPVPRNADTLIGGFMKLIGQEEVWNNLKQSNAVARAWAWFQGAMGALMGFVREIPGLFVRAFTSLELMDIVLLPRAFSKVGAVFGGFIGRFISWAGEAVWNLLEIIFAVVAPGVMPYLKKAAATFRTILRNPIGFIGNLVRAGIMGFRQFSTNFLTHLRASLVGWITGAMGGAGIYIPQGLTLPEILKFVLSVLGLTWQNIRQKLVRAVGEPAVRAMETAFDLVVTLVTQGPAAAWQKILESLTNLRDMVMEQIMTFVKDRVVQAAITRLLTSLNPAGAFIQAIIAIYNTVMFFVERLRQISQVAASFIDSLAAIASGALAPAASRVERTMAGMLTLVISFLARIAGLGRVSDAVTGVINRVRQPIDRGLDRVVEWIVAQARRLGRFIAQAGLPQDPAERLRLGMAAAVTAVNRFAGRRVGGAVLTPLLTAIRMRYGFQTLTVVAAGRRWDVQGQVNPTARQNTNALNETVPAGEAFRYRIKTEPGVVQTARVGQSRGGQLSGPASARSPRGYIGNTPVSLGGPQPASIATQYLSAFGSPQEAGQRFSLVVAVNAVDDLAGRNVAEVTRRASGGAGAAYPWAVFGLMWRPRWADRETGAEAASVADVRRVYNDAQLTPPASRTAAEAEEARNRSNAAIIPYGALRTQLLQAGETSSFRAGLLRRADTVFVHVSDPDTVNFNPAREGAGAGGNEALFQRFDRILNAMVRDVGPRSRRGRRQSDGGAPIVATGGYEFELRMDPPLTGQTADLRTRLSGQLDMAVRQAMASVDPRSVYFPEPNLLIQLTPQTLRASFGPGRYESRRVIASIEANGARPELVFDLRGSVATGAQRFEVSVEGTSLRSTWGQMDDVSDAELRAMLTSAQSHAHQFVWARQIAASYRLPPQTALNPLNALWARYFPVSSLLCGYSVRSLKRNVVGDQFTSMSAYGQAADIRQQLLNSISRGQPPTAEQQQLADRIVEIARQGGLALGRALAEMFRRSSSGG, from the coding sequence ATGGAAACCGCCCAGCCCAAGACGGTGAATCGCGCCGCGACGACGAGTCCGGCCCCGGCGGCGCATCCCGTCGCGCAGAGCCCGCTCCGGGTGTCCTCGCCCAAGGACTCCGCGGAGGTGGAGGCCGAGTCCACCGCGAAGAAGGTCATGCGCATGGGCGCGCCCGAGCCCACCGTGATGGCCTCGGGCGGTGAGGCCAGCGTCCAGCGCAAGTCCGCCTTGGACGAGAAGCTCGGGGATGGCCCGCGTCGCGGCATGAAGTCCCCCCACGTCGCCCGGTTCGCGGAGGCGGTGGGGATGATGCAGCGCAAGGCCGAGGGCCAGCCCAACGTGGCCTCCAACGTCGCGGCGGACATCGCCAACAGCAGCTCCTCGGGAGCCCCGTTGCCGCTGAGTGTCCGCCGCTTCATGGAGCCGCGCTTCAAGGCGGACTTCAGCGGCGTGCGCATCCACACCGGCTCCAAGGCCGCGCAGCTGAGCCGCCAGCTCAATGCCCAGGCCTTCACGGTGGGCAATCAAATCTACTTCGGCAAGGACCGCTACCGCCCGGACAGCGCGGACGGCCAGGAGCTCATCGCGCACGAGCTCACCCACACCATCCAGCAGGGCGCCGCGCCCCAGCAGGCCACCGTCCATCGCAGCGAGGACGTCACCGTGACGCAGCAGTCGGCGCCGCAGGTGCAACGCCTGGGCATCAGCGACGCGCTCGATTACTTCGCGGACAAGGCCTACAACATCCCCGGCTTCCGGATGTTCACCATCATCCTGGGCGTCAACCCCATCAACATGAGCCGCGTGGACCGCAGCGCGGCGAACATCCTGCGGGCCATCGTCGAGTTCATCCCCGGGGGCAATCTCATCACCCAGGCGTTGGACAACCATGGCGTCTTCGAGAAGGTGGGCGCCTGGGTGGAGCAGCAGATCAGCTCCCTGGGCATGACGGGCCGCCTCATCAAGGACGGCATCGACCGCTTCCTCGACTCGCTGAGCTGGTCGGACATCTTCGATCTGGGCGGTGTCTGGGAGCGGGCCAAGCGCATCTTCACCGAGCCGATCGACCGCATCATCAGCTTCGGCAAGGGGCTCATCACCGGCATCATCAAGTTCATCAAGGACGCCATCCTGCGCCCCCTGGGCCGGCTGGCGGAGGGCACGCGCGGCTACGACTTGCTGAAGGCCATCCTGGGCGAGGACCCCGTCACCGGAGACCCGGTGCCTCGCAACGCCGACACGCTGATTGGCGGCTTCATGAAGCTGATTGGCCAGGAGGAGGTCTGGAACAACCTGAAGCAGTCCAACGCGGTGGCGCGTGCCTGGGCCTGGTTCCAGGGCGCCATGGGCGCGCTGATGGGCTTCGTGCGGGAGATTCCGGGCCTGTTCGTCCGGGCCTTCACTTCGCTGGAGTTGATGGACATCGTCCTCCTGCCGCGCGCCTTCTCCAAGGTGGGGGCGGTGTTCGGCGGCTTCATCGGCCGGTTCATCAGCTGGGCGGGGGAGGCGGTCTGGAACCTGCTCGAAATCATCTTCGCGGTGGTGGCGCCCGGAGTGATGCCGTACCTGAAGAAGGCGGCGGCGACGTTCCGCACCATCCTGCGCAACCCCATCGGCTTCATCGGCAACCTGGTGCGCGCGGGCATCATGGGCTTCCGGCAGTTCTCCACGAACTTCCTGACCCACCTGCGGGCCTCGCTCGTCGGCTGGATTACGGGCGCGATGGGCGGCGCGGGCATCTACATCCCGCAGGGCCTCACGCTGCCGGAGATCCTCAAGTTCGTGCTGAGCGTGCTGGGGCTCACCTGGCAGAACATCCGCCAGAAGCTGGTGCGCGCCGTCGGCGAGCCCGCGGTGCGAGCGATGGAGACCGCGTTCGACCTGGTCGTCACGTTGGTGACGCAGGGACCCGCGGCGGCGTGGCAGAAGATTCTCGAGAGCCTCACCAACCTGCGCGACATGGTCATGGAGCAGATCATGACCTTCGTGAAGGACCGCGTGGTGCAGGCGGCGATTACGCGCCTGCTGACGAGCCTCAACCCCGCGGGCGCGTTCATCCAGGCCATCATCGCCATCTACAACACGGTGATGTTCTTCGTGGAGCGGCTGCGCCAGATTTCGCAGGTGGCGGCGTCGTTCATCGACTCGCTGGCGGCCATCGCCAGCGGCGCGCTGGCTCCCGCGGCGAGCCGGGTGGAGCGGACGATGGCGGGCATGCTGACGCTCGTCATCAGCTTCCTGGCTCGCATCGCGGGCCTGGGCCGGGTGAGCGACGCGGTGACGGGGGTCATCAACCGCGTGCGCCAGCCCATCGACCGGGGCCTCGACCGGGTGGTGGAGTGGATTGTCGCGCAGGCGCGGCGGCTGGGCCGGTTCATCGCCCAGGCGGGCTTGCCGCAGGACCCCGCCGAGCGGCTCCGGCTGGGCATGGCGGCGGCGGTGACCGCGGTCAACCGGTTCGCGGGGAGGCGCGTCGGCGGGGCGGTGCTCACCCCGCTGCTCACCGCCATCCGGATGCGGTACGGCTTCCAGACGCTGACGGTGGTTGCCGCGGGTCGCCGTTGGGACGTGCAGGGCCAGGTCAACCCGACGGCGCGGCAGAACACCAACGCGCTGAACGAGACCGTGCCGGCGGGAGAGGCGTTCCGCTACCGCATCAAGACGGAGCCGGGCGTCGTGCAGACCGCGCGGGTGGGCCAGTCCCGAGGCGGGCAGCTGAGCGGGCCCGCGAGCGCGAGGTCTCCGCGCGGGTACATCGGCAACACGCCCGTGTCGCTCGGGGGGCCTCAGCCGGCCTCCATCGCGACCCAGTACCTCTCCGCCTTCGGCTCACCGCAGGAAGCGGGGCAGCGCTTCAGCCTGGTCGTCGCGGTGAACGCCGTCGACGACCTGGCCGGGCGCAACGTCGCCGAGGTCACCCGGCGCGCCTCGGGTGGCGCGGGGGCCGCGTATCCGTGGGCGGTCTTCGGGTTGATGTGGAGACCTCGCTGGGCCGACCGCGAGACGGGCGCCGAAGCCGCGAGCGTCGCCGACGTGCGGCGTGTCTACAACGACGCGCAGCTCACGCCGCCCGCGTCCCGGACGGCGGCCGAGGCCGAGGAGGCGCGCAACCGCTCCAACGCGGCCATCATCCCCTACGGGGCCTTGCGCACGCAGCTCCTCCAGGCCGGTGAGACCTCGTCCTTCCGAGCGGGCCTGCTGCGGCGCGCGGACACCGTCTTCGTCCACGTCTCCGACCCGGACACCGTCAACTTCAACCCGGCGCGAGAAGGGGCCGGGGCCGGCGGCAACGAGGCCCTCTTCCAGCGCTTCGACCGCATCCTCAACGCGATGGTGCGCGACGTGGGGCCGAGGTCCCGCCGAGGGCGTCGACAGAGTGATGGAGGCGCCCCCATCGTCGCGACGGGTGGCTACGAGTTCGAGCTGCGGATGGACCCTCCGTTGACGGGACAGACGGCGGACCTGAGGACGCGGCTCAGCGGGCAGCTCGACATGGCCGTACGCCAGGCGATGGCCTCCGTCGACCCGCGCTCGGTGTACTTCCCGGAGCCGAACCTCCTCATCCAGCTCACCCCGCAGACGCTCCGGGCGTCCTTCGGGCCGGGCCGCTACGAGTCTCGCCGGGTCATCGCGAGCATCGAGGCGAACGGAGCGCGGCCGGAGCTGGTGTTCGACCTGCGGGGCTCGGTGGCGACGGGGGCGCAGCGGTTCGAGGTCTCGGTCGAGGGCACCTCCCTCCGGTCGACGTGGGGGCAGATGGACGACGTGAGCGACGCCGAGCTGCGGGCCATGTTGACCAGCGCGCAGTCGCACGCCCACCAGTTCGTCTGGGCACGGCAGATCGCCGCGTCGTATCGCCTGCCGCCGCAGACCGCGCTCAATCCGCTGAACGCGCTGTGGGCGCGCTACTTCCCCGTCTCCTCGCTGCTGTGTGGTTACAGCGTGAGGTCGCTGAAGCGGAATGTGGTGGGCGACCAGTTCACGTCCATGAGCGCGTACGGACAGGCGGCCGACATCCGTCAGCAGTTGCTGAACTCCATCTCGCGCGGACAGCCGCCCACGGCGGAGCAGCAGCAGTTGGCCGACCGCATCGTGGAGATTGCAAGGCAGGGCGGCCTCGCGCTCGGCAGGGCCCTGGCGGAGATGTTCCGCCGGAGCAGCTCCGGCGGGTAG
- a CDS encoding ATP-binding protein has translation MADALTDNAKDLEREFEWFARFLDARLKSYFGPGAEPHPEPRDLPPPSLDGSRSPYASFIQQHQVPPPQRLILLLALLPHVRPQLLDVLWTRNEATQRGFTEFGGAHGANHGGFLPTGETAAFLLSGDDLTARFEATRLFEGDHFLARHNVLHLSPVAAGESQLGGVLTLSREYLHRFTTGLERKPTFNSDFPARLIQTELDWKDLVLPQSTLEQLEEVKSWVLHGRELLHDWGMGHKLRPGFTSLFYGPPGTGKTLSACLLGKHCGCDVYKVDLSMVVSKYIGETEKNLGRVFDLAEHKRWILFFDEADALFGKRTRVDDSHDRYANQEISFLLQRIEEFDGVVILASNFKANIDDAFVRRFHSVVQFPVPRPGERLRLWKEAFPAKAKLEARIDLARLAERFDVAGGTIMNVVRYSSLKALGRGGNTLLLEDVEEGLRRELLKEGRSL, from the coding sequence ATGGCCGACGCACTGACGGACAACGCGAAGGACCTCGAGCGCGAGTTCGAGTGGTTCGCGCGGTTCCTCGATGCCCGGCTCAAGTCCTACTTCGGTCCAGGGGCGGAGCCTCACCCGGAGCCCAGGGACCTGCCGCCTCCGTCGCTCGACGGGAGCCGCTCGCCGTATGCCTCGTTCATCCAGCAGCACCAGGTGCCGCCGCCGCAGCGGCTCATCCTCCTGCTCGCGCTGCTGCCCCATGTCCGGCCGCAGCTGCTCGACGTGCTGTGGACGCGCAACGAGGCCACCCAGCGCGGCTTCACGGAGTTCGGCGGCGCGCACGGCGCCAACCACGGTGGGTTCCTCCCCACGGGAGAGACGGCGGCCTTCCTGCTGTCGGGCGACGACCTGACCGCGCGCTTCGAGGCGACGCGCCTGTTCGAGGGCGACCACTTCCTCGCGCGCCACAACGTGCTGCACCTGTCCCCCGTGGCCGCGGGTGAGTCCCAGCTCGGCGGCGTGCTGACGCTCTCGCGCGAGTACCTGCACCGCTTCACCACGGGCCTGGAGCGCAAGCCCACCTTCAACAGCGACTTCCCGGCGCGGCTCATCCAGACGGAGCTCGACTGGAAGGACCTGGTCCTTCCGCAGAGCACCCTGGAGCAACTGGAAGAGGTGAAGAGCTGGGTGCTGCATGGCCGCGAGCTGCTGCACGACTGGGGCATGGGGCACAAGCTGCGTCCGGGCTTCACCAGCCTCTTCTACGGCCCTCCGGGGACGGGGAAGACGCTGTCCGCGTGCCTGCTGGGGAAGCACTGCGGCTGTGACGTCTACAAGGTCGACCTGAGCATGGTCGTCTCGAAGTACATCGGCGAGACGGAGAAGAACCTCGGGCGGGTGTTCGACCTGGCCGAGCACAAGCGGTGGATTCTCTTCTTCGACGAGGCCGACGCGCTCTTCGGCAAGCGGACCCGCGTGGACGACTCGCACGACCGCTACGCCAACCAGGAGATCAGCTTCCTGCTCCAGCGCATCGAGGAGTTCGACGGTGTCGTCATCCTCGCCTCGAACTTCAAGGCCAACATCGACGACGCCTTCGTGCGCCGCTTCCATTCGGTGGTGCAGTTCCCCGTGCCCCGGCCGGGAGAGCGCCTGCGCCTGTGGAAGGAGGCCTTCCCCGCGAAGGCGAAGCTGGAGGCGCGCATCGACCTGGCCCGCCTCGCGGAGCGGTTCGACGTCGCGGGCGGCACCATCATGAACGTCGTCCGCTACTCCTCGCTCAAGGCGCTGGGCCGGGGCGGCAACACCCTCCTGCTCGAGGACGTGGAGGAGGGGCTGCGCCGCGAGCTCTTGAAGGAAGGGCGGTCGCTCTAG